A region from the Thauera humireducens genome encodes:
- a CDS encoding HD-GYP domain-containing protein: MLNTIPTRDLKIGMFVADLDRPWLGTPFLIQGFLIEEEAQLAALQAWCQNVMIDRSLSVGEQYRAPVVDDGDSPRDVDASPRIHPSEPECRVEAERFLKIARSFKGRIHTQRHPTVPRLSPVDGRSPLDSELRYSAPIVDDVYRALRETQRAIEAGGSVDVDRVEGLVGEMAAGVERNPDALMWLTRLKRADQYTYDHAVNASVHLMVFARFVGMDANLVRKLGLAGLLQDIGKVQIDYEILAKAGPLDEREFEHVREHVAHTLAMLNRREGFDPEVLSIIAAHHERFDGTGYPRGLKGKGISLGAEMAGLVDTYCAMTRDRVYCAAVSSQSAMEELNRLRNTRFRDALIDQFLQCIGLYPIGTLVELNSGEIAVVIQQNQVRRLQPRVLVLLAPDKSVERFARTLDLLMLPQTPTGETYRIQRALPPNAYGIDPNDFYLG, from the coding sequence TTGCTGAACACGATTCCGACGCGCGACCTGAAAATCGGCATGTTCGTCGCCGATCTTGATCGTCCGTGGCTGGGGACGCCATTCCTGATTCAGGGTTTCCTGATCGAGGAGGAGGCGCAGCTCGCCGCGCTGCAGGCGTGGTGTCAGAACGTGATGATCGACCGCAGCCTTTCGGTCGGCGAGCAGTATCGCGCGCCCGTTGTCGATGACGGAGATTCACCGCGTGATGTGGATGCCAGTCCGCGCATCCATCCCAGCGAACCGGAGTGCCGCGTCGAGGCTGAGCGATTCCTCAAAATCGCGCGCAGCTTCAAGGGCCGGATCCACACACAGCGCCATCCGACAGTTCCGCGACTGAGCCCGGTCGATGGCCGTAGCCCGCTCGACTCCGAACTGCGCTATTCGGCACCGATCGTCGACGACGTCTATCGTGCCCTCCGGGAGACTCAGCGGGCGATCGAGGCCGGCGGATCGGTCGACGTCGATCGCGTGGAGGGCCTGGTTGGTGAGATGGCGGCAGGCGTCGAGCGAAACCCGGACGCCCTGATGTGGCTGACGCGCCTCAAGCGCGCCGATCAGTACACCTACGACCATGCGGTGAATGCCTCCGTCCATCTGATGGTGTTCGCCCGCTTCGTCGGCATGGATGCGAACCTGGTGCGCAAGCTCGGCCTTGCGGGGCTGCTTCAGGATATCGGCAAGGTGCAGATCGACTACGAGATCCTCGCCAAGGCCGGACCGCTGGATGAGCGCGAGTTCGAGCATGTGCGGGAACACGTCGCGCATACCCTTGCCATGTTGAACAGGCGGGAAGGCTTCGATCCGGAGGTGCTCAGCATCATCGCGGCCCACCACGAACGTTTCGATGGCACGGGTTATCCGCGAGGTCTGAAGGGGAAGGGCATTTCGCTCGGCGCCGAAATGGCGGGTCTCGTCGACACCTACTGCGCGATGACGCGCGACCGGGTGTACTGCGCCGCGGTGTCGAGCCAGAGCGCGATGGAGGAGTTGAATCGGCTGCGCAACACCCGCTTCCGCGATGCGCTGATCGACCAGTTCCTGCAGTGCATCGGACTTTATCCGATCGGGACGTTGGTCGAGCTCAACTCCGGCGAGATTGCCGTGGTGATTCAGCAGAACCAGGTGCGGCGCCTGCAGCCGCGCGTTCTCGTCCTGCTGGCGCCCGACAAGTCGGTGGAGCGCTTCGCGCGTACCCTTGATCTATTGATGTTGCCGCAGACGCCGACGGGGGAGACCTACCGCATCCAGCGGGCTTTGCCGCCCAATGCCTACGGGATCGATCCGAACGATTTCTACCTGGGGTAA